The stretch of DNA TCGACAACGAGTCGACCTCCGACACGATGCCGTACATGGAGATCAACGAGTCGAAGGTCGACGTGGCCCACGAGGCGACGGTGGGGAAGATCGGCGACGAGGACATCTTCTACCTCCAGACCCGTGGGCTCGACGACGACGACGCCAAGCAGATGATCGTCAGCGGCTTCATCGAGCCGATCACGGAGGAGCTCCCCATCGAGTACGCCGTGGAGCTGAACCGACTGGTCGAACTCGAGATGGAGGGGAGCCTCGGATAATGAGCGCGACGCTCAAACAGGGTCTCACCGCGGACACCGTCCGCGAACTCTCCGAGGCCCGCGACGAACCCGAGTGGCTGCTCGAACGCCGCCTCGACGCGCTCGACGCGCTCGACGACCTCGACCTGCCGGACGTGATCCAGACGCCCGGCCGTCGGTGGACGAACCTCACCGACCTCCAGTTCGACAGTCTGGTCGATCCGCTGAACCAGGCCGACGAGACCGAGCGTGTCACCGCCGAGGGCGTCGAAGTGCTCGACTTCGAGACCGCCCTCGACGAGCACGAGGACCTCATCCGCGAGGAGTTCGGCGCGACGCTCGACCCCCAGAGCAACTACCTCACCGCGCTGTCGGCCGCCCTGTTCACGACGGGTACGCTGATCTACGTCCCCGAGGGCGTCGACGCCGAGGACGTGAAGATCCGAACCGAGATGCGCTCGGACTCCCTGTTCAGCCACACGCTCGTGGTGACCGAGGAGAGCGCGTCCGTGACCATCCTCGAAGCCATCGGTGACGAGGGGCCGACGGCCGACGACGAGGGTCGCTACTTCAGCAACCTCGTCGAGATCGCCGCGGGCCCGAACTCGAACGTCCAGTTCGGCTCGCTGCAGAACCTCTCGGAGGACGCCTACTGCTATACGCTCAAACACGGAATCGCCGGCGACGACGCCACGGTCAACTGGATCGAGGGCAACTTCGGCACCCAGATCACGCGATCCGACGTCGAGACGGAACTCAACGGCGAAGGCAGCGAGTCCCAGATCGTGGGCTCGTTCTTCGGCCACGAGGACCAGCACTTCGACGTCAACGCGCGTGTCTGGCACAACGCCGAGCACACCACCGCCGACCTCGTGACGCGGGGCGTGCTCGACGACACGGCGCGCTCGGTGTACGAGGGCGTGCAGGACGTCGGCCGCGACGCCTGGGACACCTCCTCCTACCAGCGTGAGAACACCCTGATGCTCTCAGACGACAGCGAGGCCGACGCCTCGCCGAAGCTGATCATTAAGAACCACGACACCGAAGCGAGCCACTCCGCGACGGTCGGACAGGTCGACCAGCAGGACATGTTCTACATGACCTCCCGCGGGATCAGCCCGGAGCAGGCCCGGAACATGCTCGTCGAGGGCTTCTTCGTGCCCGTCCTCGAGGAGATCGCCGTCGAGGAGTTCCGCGACGACGTGCAGGAGCTTGTCCAGGAACGCCTCGCGTAAGCGGTTCTCGCTGTCTTCTCTTTCTATTTTCCGGCCCGCTTAGCGACGCTCGGACGATTACGTGGTCGTGTACGTGCCGTCCTGGCCGGCTAACTGAACATCTTCTCCCGGCTGATCTGCAGTTTGAGAAACGCCGGGATCGCGACCAGCGCGAGCAGGATCTCCGCGCCGCCGGCGAACGCGAACGCGGCGGGGTAGCCGACGTCATCGGCGATCAGCCCGCCGCCGACGACGCCCGCGAGGAAGCCGAGGCTCCCGGCGATGTTGAACCCCCCGAGCGCGACGCCACGCTCGCCCGTGGGCGCGAGGTCGACGACCAGCGCCATCGTCGCCGGCGCCATCAGCGCGCCGAGCACGCCGACCGCGACCATCCCGAACTGGACCGCCAGCAGCGCGTCACTGCGCGCCGGGAACGCCCCCTCCGCGGCGCCGATACCCAGCACGACGATCCCGTAGAACGCCGAGCCGGCGACGATCGGGGCGGTGCGGCCGAAGCGGTCCGAGAGCCGGCCGAAGGGGTACTGGAGCAGGCCGAACGGGGCGAAAAACAGTGCGAGCGTGATCCCGGTCTCGGCGGGCGAGAGCTCGAACGCCGTCCGGAAGTAGACGGTGCCGACCAGCGCGAAAAAGCCAGCCGTCATGCGGTCGGCGAAGCCGAACGCGAACGGCACGACGAGCGACGGCGTGCGACGGAGCGCACCCAGCGCCTCGCGGATCCCCTCGTCGTCGCCCTCGGGTGCGTGGTCGGAGACCACCAGCGTCGCCGCGCCGACGAGTGTCAACAGCCCGGCACCCGCCCAGAGCGGGACGAACGGGCCGATCGAGTAGAGCTGCCCGCCCAACGGCGCGCCGAGCGCGGTCCCGAGGCCGATCGCGATTCCGGCGGCACCCATGTTCCGGCCGTTCCCCTCGCCGAGATCGGCGAGCATCGACATCGCCAGCGAGAACGCGCCGACGGTGGCGGCGCCCTGCAGGAACCGCACGACGAGCACGAGCCACATCGCCGGCTCCGTGGGTCCGAGCAGCCCGAGCACGCCGTATCCCACTGCACCCAGCACCGCGCCGGTGGCGACGAAGGGGATCCGTCGTCCCACGGTGTCGCTCGCGGCCCCCCAGACGCCGGCGGCGAGCGCGAACGCGGCGAACTCCGCGGCGAGGAACCACGTGCCCGCGTCGAGGTAGTTCCCGCTGCCCAGCCCCATCGCGGCGACGAGCCGGTCCACTCCCGGGTACAGCAGCGTCTGGGAGAGCATCACCGCCCAGACGACGAGGGCGAGCGCTGTCCGGTCGCGGGAGGACACGGGGCCCCGTTGGAACTCCGTCGGCTTCGGCGTTCCGGGTTGGGTCGGCGGTCGGGGGACCCGTCGAAAGGCCGGGCTTAAGTCCCTCCCTCACGGAGTCGGAGGCGATGAGGACGGTATCGGTCGCCAACCGGCGGTGGTCGCCGTGAGCGTCGACCAGCAGGTCGACTCCGACCACCAGCTCGCCCGCCTCCTCCAGATCGGCGTGGTGCTGGAGGAAGTCGTCGAAGCGCGCGCGTATCGACACTACCAGAGCCTCGCGGAGGAGGACCGCGACCTCGAAGCCGACGTGGA from Halolamina sediminis encodes:
- the sufD gene encoding Fe-S cluster assembly protein SufD, encoding MSATLKQGLTADTVRELSEARDEPEWLLERRLDALDALDDLDLPDVIQTPGRRWTNLTDLQFDSLVDPLNQADETERVTAEGVEVLDFETALDEHEDLIREEFGATLDPQSNYLTALSAALFTTGTLIYVPEGVDAEDVKIRTEMRSDSLFSHTLVVTEESASVTILEAIGDEGPTADDEGRYFSNLVEIAAGPNSNVQFGSLQNLSEDAYCYTLKHGIAGDDATVNWIEGNFGTQITRSDVETELNGEGSESQIVGSFFGHEDQHFDVNARVWHNAEHTTADLVTRGVLDDTARSVYEGVQDVGRDAWDTSSYQRENTLMLSDDSEADASPKLIIKNHDTEASHSATVGQVDQQDMFYMTSRGISPEQARNMLVEGFFVPVLEEIAVEEFRDDVQELVQERLA
- a CDS encoding MFS transporter, translated to MSSRDRTALALVVWAVMLSQTLLYPGVDRLVAAMGLGSGNYLDAGTWFLAAEFAAFALAAGVWGAASDTVGRRIPFVATGAVLGAVGYGVLGLLGPTEPAMWLVLVVRFLQGAATVGAFSLAMSMLADLGEGNGRNMGAAGIAIGLGTALGAPLGGQLYSIGPFVPLWAGAGLLTLVGAATLVVSDHAPEGDDEGIREALGALRRTPSLVVPFAFGFADRMTAGFFALVGTVYFRTAFELSPAETGITLALFFAPFGLLQYPFGRLSDRFGRTAPIVAGSAFYGIVVLGIGAAEGAFPARSDALLAVQFGMVAVGVLGALMAPATMALVVDLAPTGERGVALGGFNIAGSLGFLAGVVGGGLIADDVGYPAAFAFAGGAEILLALVAIPAFLKLQISREKMFS